In a genomic window of Pedobacter sp. KBS0701:
- a CDS encoding BlaI/MecI/CopY family transcriptional regulator: MEKLTLQEEEAMLAVWQIGKGFIKDFMDVLPEPKPPYTTLASTVKNLERKGYLVSERFANANRYSAKVKETEYKKRFMSGFVNNYFQSSYKELVAFFAKDKKISAEELKEIINLIENPEK; encoded by the coding sequence ATGGAAAAATTAACTTTGCAGGAAGAAGAAGCGATGCTGGCTGTTTGGCAGATTGGAAAAGGTTTTATCAAAGATTTTATGGACGTGCTGCCCGAGCCTAAGCCACCCTATACCACCCTGGCATCAACAGTTAAGAATCTGGAACGCAAGGGTTATCTGGTAAGCGAACGTTTTGCCAATGCCAATCGCTATAGTGCCAAGGTTAAAGAAACAGAGTATAAAAAACGCTTTATGAGCGGTTTCGTAAATAATTATTTTCAAAGTTCGTATAAGGAACTGGTTGCTTTTTTCGCAAAAGATAAAAAAATCAGTGCCGAAGAGCTTAAGGAGATTATAAATTTGATTGAAAACCCTGAAAAGTAA
- the rpmA gene encoding 50S ribosomal protein L27, translating to MAHKKGAGSSKNGRESHSKRLGIKIFGGQLAIAGNILVRQRGTKHHPDKGVGIGRDHTLFALVDGTVIFRKKQDNKSYVSILPITEAEIEAAVAKAPVAKKAVAEKEVVAEEVEAAPVAKKATTKKAAKKDETTEEAAPAE from the coding sequence ATGGCACACAAAAAAGGAGCCGGTAGTTCGAAAAACGGACGTGAATCGCATAGTAAGCGTTTAGGTATTAAAATTTTCGGTGGGCAATTAGCTATCGCTGGAAACATTTTAGTACGTCAACGTGGAACAAAACACCATCCTGATAAAGGTGTTGGTATTGGTAGAGACCACACTTTATTTGCTTTAGTTGATGGTACCGTAATTTTCAGAAAGAAACAAGATAACAAATCTTATGTTTCTATCCTTCCTATCACTGAAGCTGAAATCGAAGCAGCAGTAGCGAAAGCACCAGTTGCTAAAAAAGCGGTTGCAGAGAAAGAAGTTGTAGCTGAAGAAGTTGAAGCAGCTCCGGTTGCTAAAAAAGCAACTACTAAAAAAGCAGCTAAAAAAGACGAAACTACTGAAGAAGCTGCACCTGCAGAATAA
- a CDS encoding GLPGLI family protein yields MKRILTTCLATAILLSAKAQEPDKALARVRYTFTHVRDTTERDKPKVENMLLVTGKNASVFTSYDKLNQTLNMQKQIQEQIKNQAGNGNLKIEVKSETKVPLTQEDYFFFANEHKMITKERLFNNYLIEEPATAIDWKILKDTMSFSGVACQKATAHFKGRNWTAWFATEIPFQSGPWKLNGLPGLIIEAYDDKKDVKFEFAGLEYVKDTDAASNSDGEVKIAAPSGGIGAVKIVGIDVSTSYLGPEIKLPTDAIKTTRKELDKLKAARDKDPQGFMQAQMAASGMQGSFKTNQAPRQTSTTVAKDEVNNPVEIEDKK; encoded by the coding sequence ATGAAACGAATTTTAACTACCTGTTTGGCTACGGCCATTTTACTTTCAGCCAAAGCCCAGGAACCAGATAAAGCACTGGCCAGGGTGCGTTATACTTTTACCCATGTGAGAGATACCACCGAAAGAGATAAACCTAAAGTGGAGAACATGTTATTGGTTACCGGTAAAAATGCTTCGGTTTTTACCAGTTACGATAAGCTGAACCAAACACTAAACATGCAAAAGCAGATACAGGAACAGATTAAGAACCAAGCGGGTAACGGCAACTTAAAAATTGAAGTTAAAAGCGAAACGAAAGTCCCCCTTACCCAGGAAGACTATTTCTTTTTTGCGAATGAGCATAAAATGATTACTAAAGAGCGCCTGTTTAATAATTACCTGATTGAAGAACCCGCTACAGCAATTGACTGGAAGATATTAAAAGATACAATGAGCTTTTCTGGGGTTGCCTGCCAAAAAGCAACTGCGCATTTTAAAGGCCGCAACTGGACAGCCTGGTTTGCGACCGAAATTCCGTTTCAAAGTGGCCCGTGGAAATTAAATGGCTTACCTGGTTTAATTATAGAAGCTTACGACGATAAAAAAGACGTAAAATTTGAATTTGCCGGACTTGAATATGTAAAAGATACGGATGCTGCATCAAACTCTGATGGCGAAGTTAAAATAGCAGCACCGAGCGGCGGTATAGGTGCGGTAAAAATTGTAGGCATAGATGTGAGCACAAGCTACCTCGGACCCGAAATTAAGCTACCAACTGATGCCATAAAAACTACCCGCAAGGAGCTGGATAAGCTTAAAGCTGCACGGGATAAGGACCCTCAAGGTTTTATGCAGGCACAAATGGCCGCAAGTGGTATGCAAGGTTCGTTCAAAACCAACCAGGCACCACGCCAGACCAGTACAACAGTAGCTAAGGATGAAGTTAATAACCCGGTTGAAATTGAAGACAAAAAATGA
- the rplU gene encoding 50S ribosomal protein L21 codes for MYAIVNIAGQQFKVAKDQHLFVHRLQGDEGASIEFDNVLLVDNGGAITVGAPAVKGAKVSAKIVSHLKGDKVIIFHKKRRKGYKKKNGHRQFFTKIQISDITL; via the coding sequence ATGTACGCAATAGTAAATATAGCAGGGCAGCAATTTAAAGTTGCTAAAGACCAGCACCTTTTTGTACACAGATTACAAGGAGATGAAGGCGCTAGTATTGAATTTGATAATGTATTGTTGGTTGACAACGGTGGTGCAATTACTGTAGGTGCTCCTGCAGTTAAAGGTGCTAAAGTTTCAGCTAAGATCGTATCTCATTTAAAAGGTGACAAAGTAATTATTTTCCACAAAAAACGTAGAAAAGGTTACAAAAAGAAAAATGGTCACCGTCAGTTTTTCACTAAGATTCAGATCTCTGATATCACTCTATAA
- a CDS encoding TonB-dependent receptor has protein sequence MRKLVLTCWLLLATFSVFAQKPIRGSVKDTDGKGIESVNVILKDPEGNVINFTRTNRNGEFSILIKNDQINNYKIEASSIGYKKLSTVITDMNKSYDLVLQNNETALETVTVKNRPSLTARGDTLNYKPSDFADKQDRSIGDVLKKMPGIEVAEDGKISYNGKSISSLYVDGDNLLDDKYNIGTKSIPQDAVDKVQVIQNDQPIKMMRKNNMSDDVALNLVLKDEAKLKVMGDATVGAGMPARFDENLTAMLFNKKLKFINNIKGNNIGNDPGIDLTSHNLSDYLKKLDNDRPGDLLSTGAAGVPSLPQSRYLFNKAGLLNLNNLYKFNQDLQLRANLSYLYDQRNQQYNKFSQTYLSDQTISYSESQNNAINPQKLRTQFNLNGNAEKYYLNNNFVLDYAPFKTSSGFVINNVAANQVLRQETLDISNEFNYRKKLKSEDIINLYSYLNRTTQPENLNITPGLNADILNNGNSYLGLSQYIKIPTWYTNNYASFAFVNKHFVQMYKAGFNVQQQKLNSELYRTQNNQQTELVSGNTVNDLDWLKTKIYTDATYEFTNDKLKAGLSLPLSYNLIKYSDDINQLDKRLNKLFLNPSLNIKYQTSVENYVTANYSFRNDLGGIDDVYRGTVLKNYRSLLANNAPISESKTHNVGAGFNFRKAMQMLFVNLTANYSDAQLNTISSYILSNNIQQRVVLPLSNHIRTLFFNANASKYLFVLKSTVSGGISFSQSQYDQLQNNELFAFNAQTISYKLGIEAKLTNFINWSYLANFSVTDNKAKVADAIKTNFQQLRQQSTLAITTFRNVYINLSAEHLFTHQSTQPNLKYLFADTNIKYKYLKMKTDFEFGVTNLANIKSFNAVYLSANSLTTGTYYIPGRVAMLKATFSF, from the coding sequence ATGAGAAAGCTCGTTTTAACTTGCTGGCTTCTGCTGGCAACTTTTTCAGTTTTTGCCCAAAAGCCAATTAGAGGTTCCGTTAAAGATACCGATGGAAAAGGTATAGAATCTGTTAACGTAATTTTAAAGGATCCTGAGGGAAATGTAATCAATTTTACAAGAACTAATCGCAATGGTGAATTTAGCATCTTAATAAAAAACGATCAGATTAATAACTATAAAATAGAGGCCTCGAGCATTGGGTATAAAAAACTGAGTACGGTGATTACAGACATGAACAAAAGTTACGACCTCGTTTTGCAGAACAACGAAACAGCCTTAGAAACTGTAACGGTAAAAAACCGTCCGTCTCTAACGGCAAGAGGTGATACCTTAAATTACAAGCCATCTGATTTCGCCGATAAACAGGACAGAAGCATTGGTGACGTACTAAAAAAAATGCCAGGGATAGAAGTCGCCGAAGATGGAAAAATCAGTTATAACGGAAAATCCATTTCCAGCCTTTATGTAGACGGTGATAACCTTTTGGATGATAAGTATAATATTGGCACCAAAAGTATTCCACAGGACGCGGTAGATAAGGTACAGGTGATCCAGAATGATCAGCCGATTAAAATGATGCGTAAAAACAACATGAGCGATGATGTAGCACTTAATCTGGTGCTTAAAGACGAAGCCAAGCTTAAAGTAATGGGTGATGCCACTGTTGGCGCGGGTATGCCAGCGCGTTTTGATGAAAACCTGACGGCCATGCTTTTTAATAAAAAGCTCAAATTTATCAATAACATAAAAGGTAATAACATTGGCAATGACCCGGGTATTGATCTTACCTCGCACAACCTGTCTGATTACTTAAAAAAGCTGGATAATGACAGACCAGGTGACCTGCTTTCTACCGGAGCCGCGGGAGTGCCCTCCTTGCCACAAAGCAGGTACCTTTTTAATAAGGCAGGATTACTGAACTTAAATAATCTATACAAGTTTAACCAGGATCTGCAGTTAAGGGCAAACCTTTCGTACCTGTACGATCAGCGCAATCAGCAGTACAATAAATTTTCACAGACCTATCTTTCAGACCAGACCATCAGCTATTCAGAATCGCAGAACAATGCTATTAATCCACAAAAATTAAGGACGCAATTTAACCTGAACGGAAATGCAGAAAAATACTACCTGAACAATAATTTTGTACTCGATTATGCGCCTTTTAAAACTTCTTCGGGTTTTGTAATCAATAACGTGGCGGCTAATCAGGTACTGCGGCAGGAAACACTAGATATTTCGAACGAGTTCAATTACCGTAAAAAGCTAAAGTCAGAAGATATAATTAACCTGTACTCCTATTTAAACCGCACTACACAGCCAGAAAACTTAAACATAACACCGGGTCTTAATGCTGATATTTTAAACAATGGTAACAGTTATCTTGGTTTAAGCCAGTATATCAAAATACCAACCTGGTACACCAATAACTATGCTTCTTTTGCTTTTGTAAACAAACATTTCGTTCAAATGTATAAGGCAGGTTTTAATGTGCAGCAGCAAAAGCTCAATTCGGAACTTTACCGCACACAGAACAACCAGCAAACCGAACTCGTATCTGGCAATACCGTAAATGATCTAGATTGGCTAAAAACCAAGATATATACCGATGCCACCTACGAATTTACCAACGATAAATTAAAAGCTGGATTAAGCTTGCCTTTAAGTTATAATCTGATTAAATACAGTGATGACATCAATCAATTGGATAAGCGCCTGAATAAATTGTTTCTAAACCCTTCTCTGAATATCAAATATCAAACCAGCGTTGAAAATTATGTGACAGCAAATTATAGCTTCCGAAACGATTTAGGAGGAATAGATGATGTTTACCGGGGCACAGTATTAAAAAACTATCGGTCTCTTCTTGCCAATAATGCCCCCATTTCGGAATCTAAAACTCATAACGTTGGCGCAGGGTTTAATTTCAGAAAAGCTATGCAGATGTTATTTGTAAATTTAACTGCTAATTACAGTGATGCCCAACTGAACACCATTTCTTCGTACATTTTAAGTAATAACATCCAGCAAAGGGTGGTACTGCCATTGAGCAACCACATCCGCACCCTATTTTTTAATGCAAATGCCAGCAAATACCTTTTTGTGCTGAAAAGCACAGTAAGTGGAGGTATTAGTTTTTCACAGAGCCAATATGATCAATTACAAAACAACGAACTTTTTGCATTTAATGCACAAACCATTTCTTACAAACTTGGAATAGAAGCAAAACTCACCAACTTTATCAATTGGTCTTACCTGGCAAATTTTTCGGTTACCGATAATAAAGCTAAAGTGGCCGACGCCATCAAAACAAATTTTCAGCAGCTCAGGCAGCAGTCTACCCTGGCCATTACCACTTTCAGAAATGTATATATAAATCTATCGGCCGAACATTTATTTACACATCAATCTACACAACCCAATTTAAAATATCTTTTTGCGGATACGAATATCAAATACAAGTACCTGAAAATGAAAACAGATTTTGAATTTGGCGTTACCAACCTGGCTAATATCAAAAGCTTTAATGCGGTTTACCTTTCAGCAAATTCACTTACCACGGGAACATATTATATTCCGGGTAGGGTGGCGATGTTGAAGGCGACTTTTAGTTTTTAA
- a CDS encoding M56 family metallopeptidase, producing the protein MPHFFIILLKINLVLILFSATYYLVLRRLTFYSINRMFLLFGILFSSAYPFINLTEFFADRKAVPAFVPRLNQQVSQLVQQDAVSVFWQVLTLLFYVGVLVMALRLLIQFISLYRMHKNSSPDRLADYKVRILNDQVSPFSFWQTIYINPRLHKRQDLNNILEHEKVHVEEWHTVDIILAEICVVFYWFNPGVWLMKKAVRENIEFITDAKILKKGIDKKAYQYSLLDVGTLQPSVAIVNNFNLSDLKKRIKMMNAKRSSKVNLTRYLFVLPILLCVTLAFTIDKKEVKKHFAPLSKMVNEVLPEKVPEMQEKTKAVLKPKAKKKISIGTLKEPDTVNKMTFIIKSITNGVDSSRRSVEDMLKGLGKKVKIMSFKTDGDFKGKTFVQHFNFTDTVKSDHKNIEIKVLTKHGGDLQELPMPGKKGVGYMYTIKSTATISDAKDGNQPDANGIMIAESTSYFLNGNKITKEELDKLNLNKVSDMKIDRNNQTIQITTKP; encoded by the coding sequence ATGCCACATTTCTTTATCATTCTCTTAAAGATTAATCTGGTGCTGATTTTGTTTTCGGCCACCTACTACCTGGTGTTGCGGAGGTTAACTTTCTACTCCATCAACAGGATGTTTCTGCTGTTTGGGATTCTGTTTTCTTCAGCTTACCCATTTATTAACCTCACCGAATTTTTTGCTGACCGGAAAGCAGTTCCGGCCTTTGTACCCCGATTAAATCAACAGGTAAGTCAACTGGTGCAGCAAGATGCTGTTTCGGTATTCTGGCAGGTATTAACCTTGCTTTTTTATGTGGGCGTGCTAGTAATGGCCTTAAGGTTATTGATCCAGTTTATCTCGCTTTACAGGATGCATAAAAATTCTTCGCCCGATCGCCTGGCTGATTATAAGGTGAGGATATTGAATGATCAGGTGAGTCCCTTTAGTTTTTGGCAAACCATTTATATCAACCCCAGACTGCATAAAAGGCAGGATTTAAATAATATCCTCGAGCACGAAAAAGTGCATGTAGAAGAGTGGCATACGGTAGATATTATCCTGGCCGAAATTTGCGTGGTTTTTTATTGGTTTAATCCTGGTGTTTGGCTAATGAAAAAAGCTGTACGCGAAAACATCGAATTTATTACAGATGCTAAGATCTTAAAAAAAGGAATCGATAAAAAAGCCTACCAGTACAGTTTATTAGATGTGGGTACTTTACAGCCATCAGTAGCTATAGTTAATAATTTTAACCTGTCTGATCTTAAGAAACGGATTAAAATGATGAACGCCAAACGTTCATCGAAGGTGAATTTAACACGGTATTTATTTGTATTGCCGATATTGCTTTGCGTTACCCTGGCATTTACTATCGATAAAAAGGAGGTTAAAAAACATTTTGCACCTTTAAGTAAAATGGTGAATGAGGTTTTACCAGAAAAGGTACCCGAAATGCAGGAAAAAACCAAAGCGGTTTTAAAACCAAAAGCAAAAAAGAAAATATCGATCGGTACGCTGAAAGAACCGGACACGGTTAACAAAATGACTTTCATTATCAAAAGCATAACCAATGGAGTAGATTCTTCGAGAAGATCGGTTGAGGATATGTTAAAAGGCTTAGGTAAGAAAGTGAAGATCATGAGCTTTAAAACGGACGGTGATTTTAAAGGAAAAACTTTTGTGCAGCACTTTAACTTTACAGATACGGTAAAATCGGATCATAAAAATATCGAGATAAAAGTTTTAACTAAACATGGTGGAGACCTGCAAGAACTGCCGATGCCAGGAAAAAAGGGGGTAGGCTATATGTATACCATAAAATCAACCGCAACAATCTCTGATGCAAAAGATGGAAATCAGCCAGATGCCAATGGAATAATGATTGCAGAAAGTACATCGTATTTTCTGAATGGAAATAAGATTACAAAAGAAGAACTGGATAAACTGAACCTGAATAAAGTTTCTGATATGAAAATTGATAGAAATAATCAGACTATTCAGATTACAACAAAACCATAA